A stretch of Capricornis sumatraensis isolate serow.1 chromosome 10, serow.2, whole genome shotgun sequence DNA encodes these proteins:
- the CYP8B1 gene encoding 7-alpha-hydroxycholest-4-en-3-one 12-alpha-hydroxylase — protein MVLWGPVLGALLVAIVGYLCLRGLLRQRRPKEPPLDKGPVPWLGHAMAFRKNMFEFLRHMQAKHGDIFTVQLGGQYFTFVMDPLSFGPILKDAQRKLDFVEYAQKLVLKVFGYRSVQGDYRMIHSASTKHLMGEGLEELNKVMLDTLSLVMLGPTGPSLDTHHWREDGLFHFCYNILFKAGYLSLFGYTKDKEQDLLQAEELFLEFRKYDRLFPRFVYSLLGPREWLEVGRLQRLFHKELSVEHNLEKYGVSNWITYMLQFLREQGVSPAMQDKFNFMMLWASQGNTGPTSFWALLFLLKHPEAMRAVREEATQLLGEVRLEARQSFKFGALHRMPVLDSVMEETLRLRASPTLLRVVNDDQILQMASGQEYLLRNGDILALFPYLSVHMDPDIHPEPTAFKYDRFLTTSGSRKVDFYKAGKKIRHYTMPWGSGVSICPGRFLALNEMKLFILLMVMNFDLELVDPDTPVPPVDPQRWGFGTTQPSHEVRFRYRLRPVE, from the coding sequence ATGGTGCTCTGGGGTCCGGTGCTGGGAGCCCTGCTAGTGGCCATTGTGGGATACCTGTGCCTGCGGGGGCTGCtccggcaacgaagacccaaggAGCCCCCTCTGGATAAGGGCCCCGTGCCCTGGCTGGGCCATGCTATGGCTTTCCGGAAGAATATGTTCGAATTTCTGAGGCACATGCAGGCCAAACATGGGGACATATTCACAGTACAGCTAGGGGGCCAGTACTTCACGTTTGTCATGGACCCTCTGTCTTTTGGCCCCATCCTCAAGGATGCGCAGAGGAAGCTAGACTTCGTGGAGTATGCGCAAAAACTGGTGCTAAAGGTATTTGGATACCGCTCTGTGCAGGGAGACTATAGGATGATACACTCAGCCAGCACCAAGCACCTCATGGGGGAAGGCTTGGAGGAGCTCAACAAAGTCATGTTAGACACCCTGTCCTTGGTTATGCTGGGGCCCACAGGCCCCAGTCTGGACACCCACCACTGGCGTGAGGATGGCCTCTTTCACTTCTGCTACAACATCTTGTTCAAGGCTGGCTACCTGAGCTTGTTCGGCTACACAAAGGACAAGGAGCAGGACCTGCTGCAGGCAGAGGAGCTATTCCTGGAGTTTCGCAAGTATGACCGCCTGTTCCCCAGGTTTGTTTACTCCCTGCTGGGGCCCCGGGAGTGGCTGGAAGTGGGCCGGCTCCAGCGTCTCTTCCATAAGGAACTCTCGGTGGAACACAACCTGGAGAAGTACGGCGTAAGCAACTGGATCACCTACATGCTTCAGTTTCTGAGGGAGCAGGGCGTCTCCCCGGCCATGCAGGACAAGTTCAACTTCATGATGCTCTGGGCCTCCCAGGGTAACACAGGGCCGACCTCCTTCTGGGCCCTCCTGTTCCTCCTGAAGCACCCAGAGGCCATGCGGGCTGTGAGGGAGGAGGCCACCCAGCTCCTGGGAGAGGTCAGGCTGGAGGCTAGGCAGTCCTTTAAGTTTGGTGCCCTGCACCGCATGCCGGTGCTGGACAGTGTGATGGAAGAGACACTGCGGCTGAGGGCCTCGCCTACCCTCCTCAGGGTGGTGAACGATGACCAGATCCTGCAGATGGCCAGTGGGCAGGAGTACCTGCTCCGCAATGGAGACATCCTGGCCCTCTTCCCTTATCTCTCAGTGCACATGGACCCCGACATCCACCCTGAGCCCACCGCCTTCAAGTACGATCGCTTCCTCACCACCAGCGGCAGCCGAAAAGTAGACTTCTACAAGGCAGGCAAGAAGATCCGCCACTATACCATGCCGTGGGGCTCAGGTGTCTCCATCTGCCCTGGGAGGTTCTTGGCCCTCAACGAGATGAAGCTCTTTATCCTGCTCATGGTCATGAACTTTGACCTGGAGTTGGTGGACCCTGACACACCTGTACCACCCGTGGACCCCCAGCGCTGGGGCTTTGGCACCACACAGCCCAGCCACGAGGTGCGATTCCGCTACCGCCTGCGGCCTGTGGAGTGA
- the ZNF662 gene encoding LOW QUALITY PROTEIN: zinc finger protein 662 (The sequence of the model RefSeq protein was modified relative to this genomic sequence to represent the inferred CDS: inserted 2 bases in 1 codon; deleted 3 bases in 2 codons; substituted 3 bases at 3 genomic stop codons), with protein MSFQESMTLEDMVIYFSENEWTXLASIQRALYREVMLENYGAVASLACPFPTLALILQLEXGGTHWSLAPREGLNGESPRGIFLEWVLKSEKEHFILKESIHEQAQDHMLLLSGPQFCGSQEFWFGKTCEEEKSTVGRWPDALNRASVENTTRDITAVIVKDEMILVEERSEDADVNTHLVHQKSLSEEAFYIREECGKCLDQKEDFDQHQRVHNGQKVYGCKEYGKNFSFRSHCIVHQRTHTGMKPCLCQECAKAFGWKSNLIQHRRIYTREKPFECKECGKGFIQNTSNTQCQIRLHTREKPCTCKRCGDSFTWNPVLLPLQRIHTREKLYECKSFEKGFMWNSGLARHPWVHIGEKPHECINCGESFICKAHLTCYQRIHTRERTXTCNNCGKAFSXNSILITYQRGHAGEKPYNRQTSHLLEQ; from the exons ATGTCGTTTCAGGAGTCGATGACCCTTGAGGACATGGTCATCTACTTCTCTGAGAATGAATGGAC ACTGGCTTCTATTCAGAGGGCCCTGTACAGGGAGGTGATGCTGGAGAATTATGGGGCTGTGGCTTCCCTGG CGTGTCCATTTCCTACACTGGCTCTGATTTTGCAGCTGGAGTGAGGGGGAACACACTGGAGCTTGGCTCCTCGGGAAGGTCTGAATGGAGAGAGCCCGAGGGGCATCTTCCTAG agTGGGTGTTGAAGAGTGAGAAAGAACATTTTATCCTGAAGGAGAGCATTCACGAGCAGGCACAGGACCACATGTTGCTATTGAGTGGACCCCAGTTCTGTGGCTCCCAGGAATTCTGGTTTGGAAAAACGTGTGAAGAGGAGAAAAGCACTGTAGGGAGATGGCCTGAC GCCCTAAATAGGGCAAGTGTGGAGAACACTACACGTGACATCACAGCAGTGATTGTCAAAGATGAGATGATCTTAGTAGAAGAGCGTTCAGAGGATGCCGATGTTAACACCCACCTTGTACATCAGAAAAGCCTAAGTGAAGAGGCATTCTATATACGTGAAGAATGTGGCAAGTGTTTGGATCAAAAGGAAGACTTTGAtcaacatcagagagttcataaTGGACAGAAGGTCTATGGATGTAAGGAATATGGGAAGAATTTCAGTTTTAGGTCACATTGCATTGTACATCAGAGGACTCACACTGGGATGAAACCATGCCTATGTCAAGaatgtgctaaagcctttggttGGAAGTCAAACCTGATTCAACACCGAAGAATTTACACAAGAGAGAAACCCTttgaatgtaaggaatgtgggaaggGCTTTATTCAGAACACAAGCAATACACAGTGTCAG ATACGGCTTCACACCAGGGAGAAGCCATGTACCTGTAAGAGATGTGGGGATAGTTTTACTTGGAACCCAGTCCTTCTTCCACTTCAGAGAATTCACACTAGGGAGAAACTTTATGAATGTAAGAGCTTTGAGAAAGGCTTCATGTGGAACTCTGGTCTTGCTCGGCACCCATGGGTCCACATTGGAGAGAAGCCTCATGAGTGTATTAACTGTGGGGAAAGCTTTATTTGCAAGGCACATCTCACTTGTTATCAGAGAATCCATACTAGGGAAAGAACCTAGACATGTAAcaactgtgggaaagccttcagttAGAATTCTATTTTGATTACGTATCAGAGGGGCCATGCTGGAGAGAAACCGTATAACCGTCAGACTTCTCACCTTCTTGAACAGTAG